From Quercus robur chromosome 8, dhQueRobu3.1, whole genome shotgun sequence:
AAACTCTACTCAATAGATAACTTATTAACTTAATCCCACAATCAGCTCTAAGCCGCCTAGACTCTTCTATTTTGAAATCCTTCCATGAACCACATTCGTAACTCCAAGGAACACCTTGAAGGTTTTGAATGCTATAATGCCACAATGGGTTGATTTATTTTGTGATTTCGAGCTTTGATCACAAGTATGAGAACATACACCGATAAAAATAAACTCTTTTGTACTCACATGTTAACCAAGATGGAGGCTTGGATTTTATCTCTAaatagttttgagtttttttgcCTCTCTTGGCCTCCCAAAAGTCATGTTTATGTGGTTTTATAAAGACTTATGAAGAGTTTAAAATAGATGACCAAAAATTGATATGATacattttgcttaaaaaaaggTCCCTGATTCTTGATCGAATAAGAGTGAGTCAAAATTTAGTGTTTCTCATGTTCAACATTTCTATATCAACTTCAATTGGTCATAACTCCCTTGTCTCCAATCTAAATTGACTCATATTTGTGTCAATTTTGAAGCTCCAGATATCTTCTTTCAAATGAAATAAGTTTCactcataaatttattttagtgcAAAATATATGGGTAAAAGAACTCAACTACTCATTTTGAGCATATCAAAACTTTTCCATTTTTGAGTAATTTCTAACCCAAACTTAACCCacttttattatgaataaattacatcaataaacttattaaaattatataagcaAATGTGAGAGAATGAGCCAACATTAAAAGCCtaacaatattttcatttttaaaactaattctatttgattaattaaatcaaaGTTAATGAATCATCgagaatataaataaagaaataaataaaagaaaactcaaTTTCAAGGCATCAATCAGATGCAAAACCAATAAGCTCAAATTGAGTAAAAGCCATCAACAATCATGACATTTACTTTTACATCACATTAtagaaattctcaaaataagttaatttgTTGTGTCTAGGCAAGTTTAAACGAACAGAAATCcaaaatttggttttctttCCTAATGTGAACTTTTCTAGTCCATAGCTACTACGTGCACTTGAGCGAAACTAAGCTTTAgactaaatcttttttttttttttgaggatccGCTTTAGACTAAATCTAATTATGTGAAATTCATCAACGTATCAGTTTTGTTAAATTCAAAACTGAGgttcatcataaaaaaataaaagtgcaCTATGAAAATCATCAACACTTAATCAAAACATCCAATGCAACTCTAATATGATAACCTAAACGCAACCTACTAAAATTCATATGccaaaatttatgattaaacttgaattttcaatttattttcttctacaacaggaatgaatatatatattcttgggTTTAAAAAAACCATCACAATGGAACACTTTCATGGAATGAGttgttatttttagttttaaaatgaaaagtatGACCAAATTTAAGTAGAACTGTCAATGTTTCAATACTAGTAATGAGTTTGTGTTGTAGTTAGTGataaaaccaaaatttgatACTTACGAAAAATAATAaacacatattatatatatacacattcacattacataaatataatatttaagacaaatttgaaattttgaacacAAAAAGGTGACTAATAAATATGAATCggtattttaatattaaaaagccgagaaaagaaagaagaagatatttatCATATTGTAAGATAATTAACCGTTTGGAAAGTTTAAgggtggaaaaataaaattttaatttgataattttgaagaccaaaataatatatttttttaaataataataatataaaaatattgtaagagAATAATTGCACCGTACACTCCAAATCCGAGAAGAATTCGGACTTTCGAATACCGAGTGAGTTTCGGAACATAACTTtaatttcctttctttctaGTCCGCGCCGACCTCGGTAATTTACCGATGGAGGCGTTGGATTTACCCTATAAATACAACAATGGACATCGTTGGATACATCACTTTCTTTCACaattctctgtttctttctttggttgtcttttgtttcttgctttattcCCAAATGGCTACTTCTAATATTACTAGCCTAAACCTCGTCGGCAACAAACTGTACTgcaaccaccaccaccctcCTGTCCCTCCCATGGCCACTCTCCAAGTTTTATACTCCGAGCGGTACCAGAAATTACGTTCTGACTCCTTAGTTCTACTTGAAGATCATGTGACTACTTTTCCCACCCCCGTCTTGTTGTTGCAGATTCCACACCAATTCCTCTTACACCCACCTTCTCACCATGCTTACCTTGCTGCTGCACTCTCATCCCTCAACCTGCCTCCTCAGTTTGTCCCAATAATCATATCCTTGGCACTCAACTTGGCTACCAATGCCAACTCTTTAGAGTTTTATTCAATTGTTGCTGGATTAGAGTATCTTCGCATTGAACAAATTGATCAAACAAACGACTTTGATGAGATTCTTCGTGCCGAATTCAGGGACATGGTGGATGCTGGGATGACACCGAGTGATGATATTGATTATTTAGTTACAAATTTTATGAACTTGTTGGACGGTTTCGGTTGGGAGTCGGCACCATCAACTGAAGAGGGTGCATCAACAAGCGCAATTGACAAGTTGGTCAAAAAGGGTAGCTTTGTTGCGAGCAGTAGTCAAGAAGGGCAAGGATTTGATGTGGGTTTTACTTGCAGTGTATGTTTGGAGGAACCACAGGCAGGGGATAAGCTCATACGCATGAACTGCTCTCATGTATATCACCAATCTTGTCTACTTCCATGGCTCCAGAAGCGTAACACCTGTCCTAATTGCCGTTGTAAACTAGATGAACAATGAtcatattgcaatttttttcctttgtagtGTTAGAAATTGTTTATAGTTGTATTTGGATTCTTTGGAATTAATGAAAGTTCTTTGTTTGggtctcttttctttttctttttttcccaaaggaggatttgaaattaagaatttttagATCTATTATTTGGATGCTCTCATTGATatcatataaattattatttagacACATTAATACTTTCATCGTTAACGCTATGCAGACAGGAACGCTTGAGGCTTATCAGTATCTGAGATATGCCAATAAAAAAGGGGTTGTGTCATTCAACtgttaaataataaattaccaTTAAATTAATCTGTTACTAAATTGCAGTTGTATCTTTTAATTTCATAATTGTACCTTCTCCGTGATGGAAACCAAAATTGCTACATTCATTAATTTCTATCCCTATGTGAACAGCAACATGAGAGGAACCAATATAGTTGATGGACTTTCTAGATATTTGTTACTAATTAAGATATGTTTTGGTGGTCATGAGATTTGTCAAGAAAAGTGCCTCTTACATGGACTACCAGGTTTACCAATTACCATCTTAAATTAAGGAAGGATGCTATACAGAAATAAGTTCCTCGTGACATAATGTTTGCTTGAATATACAGaaataagttgaaaatcaatttactattttagttATTATCACCTTTTCCATGTCTTATTAACTCCTATACGAAGGCTTATGGTGGTAGTACCTTGTCAATTTGTCATTATATCACTCAaaaagcttcttctttttttgagaaagatatcACTTAAAATGCTGGAAGTATATATGGAAGTGCTTTTACTTTCAAATATTTTCTGCTAGGATAAATTTCTCTATGTGGTGTTGATCTTCATTCTCAGCAGgcagaacaaaattaaaaatataaacttcAAAACAATTTGATAACTTTCCTTTATGAATAATTTAAGTTCATAATAAGCATAAGTGGATTGATGTTGCTAATGCAGCTTGTATGCTAAGCgtgatttttgagtttttggctTAAAGCAAATCAATTGAGTCTAATTTAGAATTCACAAGAACTCAGTTCTTATTTAAATCTATATCTCCCAATGAAGAAGTCCATATGAATGTGGCTTGTGGTCCTTTATATGATACTCTAGAGTGAACagataatctatatatatatagtaaaaaaagaaataaatcaaTTATTCAAATATTCAACATATGAGCTTTTCAAAAGGAGAGAGCTACAAGTATAGCTTGTCTGCAGCGTGCCTTGGCCTGCTCTAGCCTTTCACCCAATGTCTCTTCCTTCACTGCAGCCTTTACCATAGCCAAATCCATCTCCATTAGTCTCAACACTCTAAACAACTCAGTCATCATCCTCTCCTCCACTTCTCCTTTATCACTCAACACTTGTGCTTCCTCTCTAGCTCTTTCAGCCACAATTTCTCCAGCCTTTGCTAGCAGCTCCGTGGAGCCAAATTCTTTCCCCATTAGTTCCTCCAACTTCTCTAGAAAGTCAGCTATGACATACCCTTTTGGCTTATCCAATTTGATCTCTTTGCTTCTCTTCCAACCAATCTCAAAGTTTGGTGGCTCAGGTTGTACTAGCCCAGTTCTAGACTCCCTGTCATGGATTATCTCAGACTTTCTTCGCCTTTCAATAGGGAAAGTCTCTGCTTTGTTGCTGGTATCAGAAGTTGGAGTTGGGAATGGGAAGTCAGGGTCAGGCAGAGGGGTAGAGTTAGACTCAGAAGTGCATTTGATGAAGAAGTGCTTTCTGTGTGGGATATTATAGATGAGTACTGACTGTGATGAGTTTGTGGAGGCTTGGGGGTTTAGGCTTGGGACAAGGTGGTTTGAATGAAAATGGTTTGGAATTGGACGAGATAGGAAGTGTAGGACTGTGGAAGCCATGCTTCATGCCACTGATGCCAGTGTGGAAGCAAATGGAACCTAAGTTAAGAAACCAGATAAGGCAATTTGGcttcacatataaaaaaaaggttttaaacaTTAAACTCAACAAGAGAGTTATCAGAAATTCAGTGTTAAGGACAAAGGTCAATTGTAATCACACACAAACTCTTGATTATGGGAATGATGAGACAAAATTTGGTGGGTTGGTTTTCAGAACTATCATagaatgggttgggttaagttgaaaaaaacccaaatctaacACAGCCCGGCCCATAGCccaaaataatgttaaatatatggctatagaaaatgtaattttggggtttttgacaTTAATCTACATTCCTTAAATTCTCACTACACCGACTAACACTGCGTGGGATTTTGTTGAAGAAATTTGGTTAATTAGGAGAGGTGAGCGAGTTATGTCAGGAAAGTTCACTTTTGGGAGCGAGCCAGTGATTGGGTTGCTGACCCCATCAAAGAAACGAGACTACAGAGTCACCAACAGACTCCAAGAAGGCAAGCGCCCCTTATACGCTGTCGTTTTCAACTTCATCGACTCTCGCTACTTCAACGTCTTCGCCACTGTTGGAGGCAATCGGGTCCGTCTGTCCCTTTTTCActtctgggtttttgttataTTGACTTTTTGTGTAACATGTAATTGcagtttctttttgttctttgtatTAGTGTGCATAGTTTATGTGCTCTTTAAAATGTCAGAGCATTGTCTAAGTTACAATTTTGACCAAAATGGTAGAGACCCATTTGTTATGAAGGACTTAATTTTTGGTGGAATCTATAAAAGTTacaaagtttatttattttgttgtaattGCTGATGTTTCTCCACAGGTGACTGTATACCAATGCCTTGAAGGGGGAGTCATTGCTGTCTTGCAGTCTTATGTTGATGAAGATGTATGTGAAGACATTTGCCCATTGATGAAGacatagtttttatttatttatttattatttatggcTGTGTTTGATTCTTCTTTTATAATGAATGATTGTTCATATGTAAAAAaaaccaatatgaatttaatgtGTTTTGTAGATCAGAAGGATGAGTCTTTCTACACTGTGACCTGGGCATGCCATGTTGATGGAACGCCTTTTGTAGTGGCAGGAGGACTCAATGGCATACTCCGTGTCATTGATGCTGGCAGCGAGAAAATACACAAGGTTTCTTGATTACCCagtttgatattttttgttttgttttgggtagTAGTTGTAGAACAAAAGCAGTGTTAGAAATAGTTGTCGCTGTTACAGTCTGTTGCCAAGAGATGACTTAAGTTGGCCTTTTTATTGTCATACCCTATCTAGGGTGCACACATCTGCCTCTCACATTACCATTTTtcatatacaaataaaatatatacctAGTTTTAAATTTGGTGGAAACTCattaaatactattttattataCCTTATAGATGGTATAAATGTGTAATGCTGATACAtactatttataaatatttcttgtttttccctGTGACATGCTTGTGTTCCACAGAGTTTTGTTGGCCATGGGGATTCTATAAATGAAATCAGGACTCAGCCACTGAAACCATCACTGGTGGTATCCGCAAGCAAAGTATGCACcataaaattctctctctctctctctctctctctctctctctctctctctctcttttttttttttttttttttttttttttttgttttataaatatcACTAATATTCAAGGGTGACCAGGATGAATCAGTTCGTCTATGGAATGTTCATACTGGAATATGCATTTTGATATTTGCTGGAGCTGGGGGTCATCGTAATGAAGTCTTGAGTGTGGTGAGTGAAGAGTGAAGAGCGACCAGCCTTCACCCTAAGAAGTTGTTATAGGGGGAAAACCCTTGAGTTATTTAATCACTATTCGATTTATAGCTCATGTTGCAAATAAGGACTTTAACGGATTATACAACACTATTTTTGGCTATGCAGGACTTCCATCCTTCGGACATGTATCGCATTGCAAGTTGTGGCATGGACAATACAGTAAAGATATGGTCAATGAAAGGTAGGGCATTACTGTTGTTTTTCttgcaatttattttaaaagaaacatttctcgaacaaaattggaaaattgGACTGCTTAGATGATTGTTTTGGGCACAGTTTGACGCTACAATGGATGGgttgaaacaaaaaacaatatatgTATCACAGATAAAGgatgttaaaaattataaacaatgaTCACTAATTATCTTAACACTAATCATATTGAGTTGACAATCAATATAAGACATCTTTTGGTGAGCCATTAGTGCTGCTCTGTGATGTAATGGGGGCAATAATTATATCCTTAATGAAATGGGTTAAGTATCCTGTACGTAGTTTGAAAGTGTTAAAATTCATGGGTTATTCCAAAATTGTTGGATTCTAGGAaaatgaattcaaaattttggacaaaacttGTTAAGAAGACGATCAGTATAGAACACTTATCATTGCACTAAAATTTCTCTGTTGGCTGTCTATGGATTTTATGCCTGAAGAGTTTATTGgagcatttttctttcttcgtATTATTCAATCTGTTCAAATGTTCCAAGTCAAATGGTTGGAATTTTTTAAATGGTGTGTTGTTAGGTTGTCATTTGTGAGTTGGCCTGCTTGATTGAATGCGCGGGCAGGTCAGCTTGTTATAATTAATCTTAGCAAGTTAACATCATTATAACTTCTAAAATCTTTTGTCTTATTATAACCCTGCTTCAGAATTCTGGACATACGTAGAGAAATCGTTCACATGGACAGATCTCCCTTCTAAGTTCCCCACAAAATATGTTCAGTTTCCTGTGAGTAGCAGCCACCTTTTGTGTTACAGATGAGTATTTGTGCTCATTTTATCTTAGTCCACCTTACTCTTTTCAGGTGTTCATAGCTTCAATTCATTCAAACTACGTTGACTGTAATAGGTGGCTTGGCGATTTTATTCTTTCGAAGGTAAATTATTGCTTGATCCACTGATTTTGTGTTTGCTATTTGCTTCTTGAGATACTATTTGCTCAAGGTTTTAAACTGTGTTTCATTTTTGTTGTATTATATTGACCTCTAGTATCTGAAGTTGCGCTTGGAACAACTTCAAGAAATATTTAGTTTTGATGGCTGTTGGAATGACTTAACAATACGTgtattcaaattaaaagataagtCTAGAAAAAGTAGCATGTCAAATTCTTAATCTGCTGTCAGTTAGCTTAACTGGAAATTGTCCAGCAAATATACCAGTAGAAAGTACTAGAAATCATAATAAATTGGAGTTGCTTCTATATGCCTTCTTGCAGATGTCATCTGTGTTCATACTAACATTCTTGTTCTGCCATTTCCAGAGCGTTGACAATGAAATTGTTTTATGGGAACCTAAATTGAAGGACCAGTCTCCTGGGGAGGTTAGAATTCCTCATCATTCCTGCACTTATGAATTGTCTTTCCTGAATATCTATCGTCTACATTGGtttattttatgcatttttttgttGACATTACTTGAATATGTGAAATCCCAGTTCAGCTTTTTGCTGCAATAGGAAGTTGTTAACTGTTTTCTGTTTAGGGTTCAGTTGACATCCTTCAGAAATACCCTGTTCCAGACTGCGATATTTGGTTCATCAAGTTTTCCTGTGATTTTCATTATAATGCAGCTGCAATAGGTAATGCAATGCTAAGTGGAtcgttattgttattatttttttaaagtatatctATATAAACACATATAGACACAATGCTAAGTGGGTCCTTTAAGTATATCTTTAGAAACACGTATAGACAAATGAGATTTATTGACCAAGATATTGCTGATACAATTCCTTGTAATTGCATCCACTTCAAGCAATGTCTTCAAGCTTTTACATTACAATATGCGGAGTTCTTATCCAATATGGTCTTATCTACCAGGGAATAGAGAAGGAAAGATTTTTGTTTGGGAATTGCAATCCAGCCCCCCTGTTCTTATTGCAAggttggttggttggttttgCTTGTCTTGGTTGAAGTTTGTGTTAAAGAAAGTTGCAACTTCTGTACGATATGAATGAGGTTTTCTTACTCTTTAACCTCTTCCAGGCTGACACATGCTCAATCAAAATCTCCAATTAGACAAACTGCCATGTCATTCGAAGGAAGGTGAAGCCCACATATATTACTTATAGCCTTTGATTATGTCACTATTATTTATGATCTTGACAACTATTGTGACTGTCAAAACATGCAATCTCCCTTTCTTGATGTTGCAGCACAATTCTCAGCTGCTGTGAGGACGGGACTATTTGGCGCTGGGATGCTGTGGCAATGTCTTGAGCCTATCTAGGTGGGTTTATTGGCTCGGTTACAAGATGCATCTTTTGGCTGCCCAGTTTGGGTTGGGTATGGTTTATTATTGTAGCACATTTTATGGGGGTTCAGAGGAACCAAAATTAACTTGAATAGAGTAACTC
This genomic window contains:
- the LOC126695917 gene encoding E3 ubiquitin-protein ligase SGR9, amyloplastic-like → MATSNITSLNLVGNKLYCNHHHPPVPPMATLQVLYSERYQKLRSDSLVLLEDHVTTFPTPVLLLQIPHQFLLHPPSHHAYLAAALSSLNLPPQFVPIIISLALNLATNANSLEFYSIVAGLEYLRIEQIDQTNDFDEILRAEFRDMVDAGMTPSDDIDYLVTNFMNLLDGFGWESAPSTEEGASTSAIDKLVKKGSFVASSSQEGQGFDVGFTCSVCLEEPQAGDKLIRMNCSHVYHQSCLLPWLQKRNTCPNCRCKLDEQ
- the LOC126694735 gene encoding protein CHLORORESPIRATORY REDUCTION 41, chloroplastic-like, which produces MASTVLHFLSRPIPNHFHSNHLVPSLNPQASTNSSQSVLIYNIPHRKHFFIKCTSESNSTPLPDPDFPFPTPTSDTSNKAETFPIERRRKSEIIHDRESRTGLVQPEPPNFEIGWKRSKEIKLDKPKGYVIADFLEKLEELMGKEFGSTELLAKAGEIVAERAREEAQVLSDKGEVEERMMTELFRVLRLMEMDLAMVKAAVKEETLGERLEQAKARCRQAILVALSF
- the LOC126694734 gene encoding polycomb group protein FIE1-like isoform X1, with product MSGKFTFGSEPVIGLLTPSKKRDYRVTNRLQEGKRPLYAVVFNFIDSRYFNVFATVGGNRVTVYQCLEGGVIAVLQSYVDEDKDESFYTVTWACHVDGTPFVVAGGLNGILRVIDAGSEKIHKSFVGHGDSINEIRTQPLKPSLVVSASKDESVRLWNVHTGICILIFAGAGGHRNEVLSVDFHPSDMYRIASCGMDNTVKIWSMKEFWTYVEKSFTWTDLPSKFPTKYVQFPVFIASIHSNYVDCNRWLGDFILSKSVDNEIVLWEPKLKDQSPGEGSVDILQKYPVPDCDIWFIKFSCDFHYNAAAIGNREGKIFVWELQSSPPVLIARLTHAQSKSPIRQTAMSFEGSTILSCCEDGTIWRWDAVAMS
- the LOC126694734 gene encoding polycomb group protein FERTILIZATION-INDEPENDENT ENDOSPERM-like isoform X2; the encoded protein is MSGKFTFGSEPVIGLLTPSKKRDYRVTNRLQEGKRPLYAVVFNFIDSRYFNVFATVGGNRVTVYQCLEGGVIAVLQSYVDEDKDESFYTVTWACHVDGTPFVVAGGLNGILRVIDAGSEKIHKSFVGHGDSINEIRTQPLKPSLVVSASKDESVRLWNVHTGICILIFAGAGGHRNEVLSVDFHPSDMYRIASCGMDNTVKIWSMKEFWTYVEKSFTWTDLPSKFPTKYVQFPVFIASIHSNYVDCNRWLGDFILSKYLKLRLEQLQEIFSFDGCWNDLTIRVFKLKDKSRKSSMSNS